Proteins from a single region of Halobaculum sp. CBA1158:
- a CDS encoding FAD-dependent oxidoreductase: MTDVVIVGGGPAGLTAALFAQKNGLDATVFDTDGTWMHKAHLFNYPGIGSQDGSAFLETLRQQVDSFGVDRRQGTEATDVATTDDGFRVDSDDESVEGSYLVLATGANRDLAESLGCEFEGDVVDVGVDMETSVDDAYATGAMVRAEEWQAVISAGDGAAAALNILSKEMGEHYHDFDVPADADGVFGGMSDE; the protein is encoded by the coding sequence GTGACTGACGTTGTTATCGTCGGCGGCGGCCCCGCCGGCCTGACCGCGGCGCTGTTCGCACAGAAGAACGGGCTCGACGCGACCGTGTTCGACACCGACGGGACGTGGATGCACAAGGCGCACCTGTTCAACTACCCGGGCATCGGCTCACAGGACGGGTCGGCCTTCCTCGAAACGCTTCGGCAACAGGTCGATAGCTTCGGCGTCGATCGCCGACAGGGAACCGAGGCGACCGACGTGGCGACGACCGACGACGGCTTTCGGGTAGACAGCGACGACGAATCGGTCGAGGGGTCGTACCTCGTGCTCGCGACGGGCGCGAATCGGGACTTGGCAGAGTCGCTCGGTTGTGAGTTCGAGGGCGACGTTGTCGACGTCGGCGTCGACATGGAGACCAGCGTCGACGACGCGTACGCGACCGGCGCGATGGTGCGCGCCGAGGAGTGGCAGGCGGTTATCTCCGCCGGCGACGGGGCGGCTGCGGCGCTCAACATCCTGTCGAAGGAGATGGGCGAACACTACCACGACTTCGACGTGCCCGCGGACGCGGACGGCGTCTTCGGCGGAATGAGCGACGAGTAG
- a CDS encoding winged helix-turn-helix domain-containing protein: MTGQYTRSTDAEEGQSEPHAMGREDGDDEAFSELPPSAKLVHFVLTREDERTQTQLVEETALSTRTVRTALNRLEDAGLVDESVCLRDARKRVYTLTGREGGSVESEAEVEA, translated from the coding sequence ATGACGGGACAATACACGCGTTCGACCGACGCCGAGGAGGGACAGAGCGAGCCGCACGCGATGGGCCGCGAGGACGGCGACGACGAGGCCTTTTCGGAGTTGCCGCCGAGCGCGAAGCTCGTCCACTTCGTGCTGACGCGGGAGGACGAGCGAACCCAAACGCAACTCGTCGAGGAGACGGCGCTGTCGACCCGGACCGTTCGAACCGCGCTCAATCGGCTCGAGGACGCCGGACTCGTCGACGAGTCCGTCTGCTTGCGTGACGCGCGAAAGCGAGTGTACACCCTCACCGGACGGGAGGGCGGCAGCGTCGAATCCGAGGCGGAAGTCGAAGCGTGA
- a CDS encoding peroxiredoxin, with product MIKPGDAAPAVTARNQHGESVTPSFEDPTVVYFYPKDFTGGCTIEANDFEDALPEFREAGITVYGVSMDDVESHAGFADEEGLTFDLLADPDGEIADAFGLDTDEGYTDRRTFVLADGEVAAVYDPELADPSGHARSVLTDTRSEHVADD from the coding sequence ATGATCAAACCTGGCGACGCGGCACCGGCGGTGACAGCGCGCAACCAACACGGCGAGTCGGTGACTCCGTCGTTCGAGGATCCGACGGTCGTCTACTTCTATCCGAAGGACTTCACTGGCGGGTGTACCATCGAGGCAAACGACTTCGAGGACGCGCTCCCGGAGTTCCGCGAGGCTGGGATCACGGTCTACGGCGTCTCGATGGACGACGTCGAGAGCCACGCGGGGTTCGCCGACGAGGAGGGACTCACGTTCGACCTCCTGGCGGATCCTGACGGGGAGATCGCGGACGCCTTCGGTCTCGACACCGACGAGGGGTACACCGACCGGCGGACGTTCGTCCTCGCGGACGGCGAGGTCGCCGCCGTCTACGATCCGGAACTGGCGGATCCGTCCGGGCACGCTCGTTCGGTGTTGACGGACACGAGATCCGAACACGTCGCCGACGACTGA
- a CDS encoding Hsp20/alpha crystallin family protein: MATFPFDQESDGPHGVDAAPSQSTGVDPYSSRTAVTTGEQAGVLGPTTAYPDVDIVNGTDEIVAYVDLPGFERDDIRVRIDQQTLVLDAHREGELDESDAVYLRERPTQVERVVHLPAAVRAGGAEAELTDGVCVISLPKAAADRYEEIRIQSD, encoded by the coding sequence GTGGCTACGTTCCCATTCGACCAGGAGTCCGACGGGCCACACGGGGTCGACGCCGCACCGTCACAGTCGACGGGCGTCGATCCGTACAGCTCGCGGACGGCGGTCACGACCGGTGAACAGGCCGGCGTTCTCGGACCGACGACGGCGTACCCGGACGTCGATATCGTCAACGGCACCGACGAGATCGTCGCCTACGTCGACCTCCCGGGGTTCGAACGCGACGACATCCGCGTCAGGATCGATCAACAGACGCTCGTCCTCGACGCACACCGTGAGGGCGAACTGGACGAGTCCGACGCGGTGTATCTCCGCGAACGACCCACGCAGGTCGAGCGAGTGGTTCACCTCCCGGCCGCGGTCAGAGCCGGGGGTGCTGAGGCAGAACTCACGGACGGCGTCTGCGTGATATCGCTGCCGAAGGCCGCCGCCGATCGGTACGAGGAGATTCGGATCCAGTCCGACTGA
- a CDS encoding orc1/cdc6 family replication initiation protein, translating into MGMFERDTDIYRDRDALREDYQPEQLVGRDEELDTYRAALQPVINGEQPNNVFLYGKTGVGKTAATRYLLDHLQQDAAQYDDIELTVTALNCDGLTSSYQVATRLVNEFRDDTEQISTTGYPRASVYEMLWTELDECGGTILIVLDEVDHVEDDSILYQLPRARANGNLSTAKIGIVGISNDFSFRDDLSPKVRSSLCEQEIHFPAYDATDLQKILEQRVEVAFHEGVLDPGVIPLCAAYGAKDAGDARQSIDLLMKAGDLARDDDTEHVTESHVDRGRRALERGRIKEGITGLTQHGHLVLYALLTLDLEGEAPVRSRDVRPRYTRFAETADRDPLVPRRMRDHLSELAMLGIISVTERNEGRRGGTYREYALDMDVDLLLDAMSDTVEDVGVHQSVQDFLIEDSANDLTDARVTDFGTND; encoded by the coding sequence ATGGGGATGTTCGAGCGGGATACCGATATTTACCGCGACCGCGACGCCCTTCGAGAGGACTACCAACCCGAGCAGCTGGTCGGCCGTGACGAGGAACTCGACACCTATCGTGCGGCGCTTCAACCGGTAATCAACGGGGAACAGCCGAACAACGTCTTCTTGTACGGGAAGACCGGGGTCGGGAAGACCGCGGCGACGCGATACCTGCTCGATCACCTCCAGCAGGACGCCGCCCAGTACGACGACATCGAGCTCACCGTCACCGCGCTCAACTGCGACGGTCTCACCTCGTCGTACCAGGTTGCTACCCGCCTCGTCAACGAGTTTCGGGATGACACCGAGCAAATTTCCACCACCGGTTATCCCCGTGCCAGCGTCTACGAGATGTTGTGGACCGAACTCGACGAGTGCGGTGGGACGATCCTCATCGTCCTCGACGAGGTCGACCACGTGGAGGACGACTCGATTCTCTATCAACTCCCGCGTGCACGTGCGAACGGTAACCTCTCGACGGCCAAGATCGGGATCGTCGGTATCTCCAACGACTTCTCGTTTCGCGACGACCTCTCGCCCAAGGTCCGGTCGTCGTTGTGTGAACAGGAGATTCACTTCCCGGCGTACGATGCGACCGACCTCCAGAAGATCCTCGAACAGCGTGTGGAGGTCGCGTTCCACGAGGGCGTGCTCGATCCCGGCGTCATCCCGCTGTGTGCCGCCTACGGCGCGAAGGACGCGGGCGACGCCCGCCAGTCGATAGACCTGTTGATGAAGGCAGGGGACCTCGCGCGCGATGACGACACCGAACACGTCACCGAGTCCCACGTCGATCGCGGTCGACGCGCCCTCGAACGCGGGCGGATCAAGGAGGGGATAACCGGATTGACCCAACACGGCCATCTCGTGTTGTACGCGCTGCTCACGCTCGATCTCGAGGGCGAGGCTCCCGTCAGGTCGCGAGACGTTCGCCCGCGATACACTCGATTCGCCGAGACCGCCGACCGCGACCCGCTCGTTCCGCGTCGGATGCGCGATCACCTCTCGGAGCTGGCGATGCTCGGCATCATCTCCGTCACCGAACGCAACGAGGGCAGACGCGGCGGAACGTACCGCGAGTACGCCCTCGACATGGACGTGGACCTCCTGCTCGACGCGATGTCTGACACGGTCGAGGACGTCGGCGTCCACCAGTCGGTGCAGGACTTCCTCATCGAAGACTCCGCCAACGACCTCACCGACGCGAGGGTGACCGACTTCGGAACCAACGACTGA
- a CDS encoding TRAM domain-containing protein — translation MEISDDLRCVFSGEIEERDGSYVVEVPKRELDLATLHAGEVYRVAMLAPDSKSSVSGSASRLGAAGDGETRETGTDADRAVGADGADAADEREVSDANAGATSSRTAGSRGSSGEPEPPVDRGDEVTVDIEGIGDQGDGIARVDRGYVIIVPDTEKGERVRIRVTSVKQNVAFAEVVDRVERHQYE, via the coding sequence ATGGAGATATCCGACGATCTACGCTGTGTATTCAGTGGGGAAATCGAGGAACGAGACGGATCGTACGTAGTAGAAGTCCCGAAGCGCGAACTCGACCTCGCCACACTTCACGCGGGCGAGGTGTACCGTGTCGCCATGCTCGCACCTGACTCGAAATCCTCGGTTTCGGGGTCTGCGAGTCGACTCGGAGCAGCCGGTGACGGGGAGACCAGGGAAACAGGCACGGACGCCGACAGAGCAGTCGGCGCTGACGGAGCAGATGCGGCCGACGAACGAGAAGTCTCCGACGCGAACGCGGGCGCTACCTCGAGCCGAACAGCCGGGTCTCGGGGATCGAGCGGCGAGCCGGAGCCACCGGTCGACCGCGGCGACGAGGTAACCGTCGACATCGAGGGGATCGGCGACCAGGGTGACGGTATCGCGCGCGTCGATCGGGGCTACGTCATAATCGTTCCCGACACGGAGAAGGGCGAACGGGTCCGAATTCGGGTTACGAGCGTGAAACAGAACGTCGCGTTCGCCGAAGTCGTCGACCGCGTCGAACGTCACCAGTACGAGTAG
- a CDS encoding universal stress protein — translation MEILVAVDGSECSFRALETAADTAVRSDGSLHVVHFTPHETDETAALVERVEETLSDHGLDADPEVHTEIRTIRFPERVGKDVLEEARDRDVDRIVVGHHGSGLVGRTVFGSTAETVVRGAERSVTVVP, via the coding sequence ATGGAGATCCTCGTCGCCGTCGACGGATCCGAGTGCAGCTTTCGCGCGCTGGAAACGGCCGCCGATACCGCGGTACGGTCCGACGGATCGCTCCACGTCGTTCACTTCACTCCGCACGAAACCGACGAGACGGCCGCACTCGTCGAGCGCGTGGAGGAGACGCTGTCCGACCACGGACTCGACGCCGATCCCGAGGTTCACACGGAGATCCGGACGATCCGATTCCCCGAGCGCGTCGGTAAGGACGTGTTGGAGGAAGCCCGAGACCGCGACGTGGACCGGATCGTCGTCGGCCATCACGGCAGCGGCCTCGTCGGACGGACCGTGTTCGGAAGCACCGCCGAGACGGTCGTTCGAGGAGCCGAGCGATCAGTAACTGTCGTTCCCTGA
- a CDS encoding transcriptional regulator: MVRDSRPGADPGPSLQPVLDALDDPDCRTIIEHLDEPLTAGEVSEECDIPMSTTYRKLDLLSEAQLLAESVEVRQDGHHATRYRPDFEEVIIALAEDRTLDVSVERPADDAADRLANMWGQVRKEADR, from the coding sequence ATGGTGCGCGATTCCCGGCCGGGGGCGGACCCGGGACCGAGCCTCCAGCCGGTGCTCGACGCGCTCGACGACCCGGACTGCAGAACCATCATCGAACACCTCGACGAGCCCCTGACCGCCGGCGAGGTGTCCGAGGAGTGTGACATACCCATGTCGACCACCTACCGTAAACTCGACCTACTGTCGGAGGCACAGCTGCTCGCCGAAAGCGTCGAAGTCCGACAGGACGGCCACCACGCGACTCGGTATCGCCCGGACTTCGAGGAAGTGATCATCGCGCTCGCCGAGGATCGAACGCTCGACGTCAGCGTCGAGCGCCCGGCCGACGACGCCGCCGACCGCCTCGCGAACATGTGGGGCCAGGTCCGAAAGGAGGCGGACAGATGA
- a CDS encoding multicopper oxidase domain-containing protein, translating into MPQIGAPGSGMSRREFLAATGATGTAALAGCQAPTAGGDETAVGTDGGPTAATDESLPTTSPPEIVNVDEQGGEVTMKTVPARHDVHPGEAMGGPIEFPQVWAFQADDGDPSVPGPILRTTEGEDMTVVLDNTDGQRPHTLHFHGVQKTWENDGVPTTTGITVDPGETHEYEIPANVPGTHVYHCHYQTQRHIDMGMYGIFRVDPEGYEPADREYFMTVKDWDSSLPRMMAGEDASYSPRSRDPDVFTVNGKSAPRTLHPEEGSPIIVSQGDTVRVHYVNNGYMNHPLHIHNHRFELVEKDGGTIPEAARHEMDITDIAPAERHTIEFTADSDPGIYLMHCHKVNHVMNGTSYPGGMLSGVVYEEAMDTDIFASIMEYAGYEG; encoded by the coding sequence ATGCCTCAGATCGGCGCACCCGGCTCCGGCATGAGTCGGCGCGAGTTCCTGGCTGCAACGGGCGCGACCGGCACCGCGGCGCTTGCGGGGTGTCAGGCTCCGACCGCCGGCGGCGACGAGACGGCCGTCGGAACAGACGGCGGTCCGACCGCGGCGACGGACGAATCCCTGCCGACTACCTCGCCCCCGGAGATCGTCAACGTCGACGAGCAGGGGGGCGAGGTGACGATGAAGACAGTACCGGCCCGTCACGACGTGCACCCCGGCGAGGCGATGGGTGGGCCGATCGAGTTCCCGCAGGTGTGGGCGTTCCAGGCCGACGACGGCGACCCCTCGGTTCCGGGGCCGATCCTCCGGACGACCGAAGGCGAGGACATGACGGTCGTCCTCGACAACACCGACGGACAGCGCCCGCACACGCTGCACTTCCACGGGGTCCAGAAGACGTGGGAGAACGACGGGGTCCCCACGACGACCGGGATCACCGTCGACCCCGGAGAGACCCACGAGTACGAGATTCCCGCGAACGTCCCCGGGACGCACGTCTACCACTGTCACTACCAGACCCAGCGTCACATCGACATGGGGATGTACGGGATCTTCCGCGTCGACCCGGAGGGGTACGAACCTGCGGACAGAGAGTACTTCATGACGGTGAAGGACTGGGACTCGAGCCTTCCGCGGATGATGGCTGGCGAGGACGCCAGCTACTCGCCGCGATCGCGCGATCCCGACGTGTTCACGGTCAACGGGAAGTCGGCACCGCGGACCCTCCATCCCGAAGAGGGCTCGCCGATCATCGTCTCGCAGGGTGACACCGTCCGCGTTCACTACGTCAACAACGGGTACATGAACCACCCCCTACACATCCACAACCATCGGTTCGAACTGGTGGAGAAAGACGGGGGAACGATCCCGGAGGCCGCGCGCCACGAAATGGACATCACCGACATCGCGCCCGCCGAGCGCCACACCATCGAGTTCACGGCCGATTCCGACCCCGGAATCTACCTCATGCACTGCCATAAGGTGAACCACGTGATGAACGGCACCAGCTACCCCGGTGGGATGCTCTCGGGCGTCGTCTACGAGGAGGCGATGGACACCGACATCTTCGCCTCTATCATGGAGTACGCCGGCTACGAGGGCTGA
- a CDS encoding hemolysin family protein translates to MVDVVFAAGRLLVALVLVVLNGFFVAAEFALVRVRSTSVDQMVDEGRPGSETLAEAMDALDNYLAVTQLGITLASLGLGWAGEPAVASLLEPALGPVLPPSVVHLVSFGIGFGLITFLHVVFGELAPKTIAIARAERIALLVAPPLKLFYYVFYPGLVVFNGTANAFTRLIGIPPASETDETLEEREIRMVLSRAGEEGTVAASEVEMIERVFDLDDTLVREVMIPRPDVVAVSADATLPSIRETALSAEYTRYPVVDAADADQVVGFIDLKDVLRASESDDPTGTTAADIARDVLVVPETTPIDDLLLQFRDDRQQMAAVVDEWGSFEGLATVEDVVEAVVGDLRDGFDADEREPSVHRRADGQYVVDGGATLRAVNDALGTSFRSDEFETVAGLVLDLLGRVPDAGDSVTVDDHVVEVTAMDDSRIDELTIRPEPSSDPTDDDR, encoded by the coding sequence ATGGTAGATGTCGTCTTCGCGGCCGGCCGCCTGCTGGTCGCGCTCGTACTCGTCGTGTTGAACGGGTTCTTCGTCGCAGCCGAGTTCGCGCTCGTGCGGGTCCGTTCGACCTCCGTCGACCAGATGGTCGACGAGGGACGCCCCGGGTCGGAGACGCTCGCGGAGGCGATGGACGCGCTCGACAACTACCTCGCCGTGACGCAGTTAGGGATAACCCTCGCCTCACTCGGACTGGGGTGGGCCGGCGAGCCGGCGGTCGCGTCGCTGCTCGAACCGGCGTTGGGCCCGGTACTCCCCCCGAGCGTCGTCCATCTCGTCTCCTTCGGGATCGGATTCGGCCTCATCACGTTCCTCCACGTCGTCTTCGGCGAACTCGCCCCGAAGACGATCGCGATCGCCCGCGCGGAGCGGATCGCCCTGTTGGTGGCACCGCCGTTGAAGCTGTTCTACTACGTGTTCTATCCCGGGCTCGTCGTGTTCAACGGAACCGCGAATGCGTTCACACGGCTGATCGGCATCCCCCCGGCCTCCGAGACCGACGAGACGCTCGAGGAACGAGAGATCCGGATGGTGCTGTCGCGTGCGGGCGAGGAGGGGACCGTCGCCGCCAGCGAGGTCGAGATGATCGAGCGCGTGTTCGACCTCGACGACACCCTCGTCAGGGAGGTGATGATCCCCCGGCCCGACGTGGTAGCCGTCTCCGCGGACGCGACGCTCCCGTCGATCCGCGAGACGGCGCTGTCGGCCGAGTACACGCGGTACCCCGTCGTCGACGCCGCCGACGCCGATCAGGTCGTCGGCTTCATCGACCTGAAAGACGTGTTGCGCGCGAGCGAGTCGGACGATCCGACGGGGACGACCGCGGCCGACATCGCCCGCGACGTGCTCGTCGTCCCCGAGACGACGCCGATCGACGACCTGCTCTTGCAGTTCCGCGACGACCGCCAGCAGATGGCGGCCGTCGTCGACGAGTGGGGCAGCTTCGAGGGGCTCGCGACCGTTGAGGACGTGGTCGAGGCAGTCGTCGGCGACCTCCGGGACGGATTCGACGCCGACGAGCGCGAGCCGTCGGTCCACAGGCGCGCCGATGGGCAGTACGTGGTCGACGGCGGCGCGACCCTGCGGGCGGTCAACGACGCGCTCGGCACGTCGTTCCGGAGCGACGAGTTCGAGACCGTCGCGGGACTGGTCCTCGACCTTCTCGGCCGGGTCCCCGACGCCGGCGACTCCGTCACGGTCGACGACCACGTCGTCGAAGTGACGGCGATGGACGACAGCCGGATCGACGAGCTCACGATCCGACCGGAGCCGTCGTCCGATCCCACCGACGACGATCGGTAG
- a CDS encoding Brp/Blh family beta-carotene 15,15'-dioxygenase, with the protein MSTGLRSSPREEFDGPPSDDGGTEREGVSGPSDPPGGQTLARRAVLASRVVFAGLAVAFVALAAADVTVPLRYRAFAYLGLMGTVSLYHGGFEHVANLRGRGERIRWLYVLAYLALIVVAYDLFVLSPILGVALAVTVTALKAGHGGIAVLDRLVGTDHLSARPQRALAVVVRGGAVLVPAYVVDPGLYGMYAGYMVNVFEPGALAPFAWAFESPTVTAVGGTYAAAVAIHLLWGGVRGSFGRTWRVDAAETLLLVGFFLAVPPAVAIGVYFPCWYAVRGIARLSTGDSGASTARGVFTRIARGGALPWVGALALFALAAVTVPRTPVSPAGWVGFYSVAVSVIAVPHVVVGSYLDRTRGIWST; encoded by the coding sequence ATGTCGACCGGACTGCGCTCGTCGCCACGGGAGGAGTTCGACGGCCCGCCGTCCGACGACGGAGGGACCGAACGAGAGGGCGTGAGCGGCCCGTCCGACCCGCCCGGCGGGCAGACGCTGGCGCGACGGGCCGTCCTCGCCTCGCGGGTCGTGTTCGCCGGCCTCGCTGTCGCGTTCGTCGCCCTCGCCGCTGCCGACGTGACCGTTCCCCTGCGGTACCGCGCGTTCGCGTACCTCGGACTGATGGGAACCGTCAGCCTCTATCACGGCGGCTTCGAGCACGTCGCGAACCTCCGGGGCCGCGGCGAGCGGATCCGGTGGCTGTACGTCCTCGCGTACCTCGCGCTGATCGTCGTCGCCTACGACCTGTTCGTACTGAGCCCGATACTCGGGGTCGCGCTCGCGGTGACGGTCACGGCGCTGAAGGCGGGACACGGCGGGATCGCGGTGCTCGACCGCCTCGTCGGGACCGACCACCTCTCCGCCCGTCCCCAGCGGGCGCTGGCGGTGGTCGTCCGGGGCGGTGCCGTGCTCGTTCCGGCGTACGTCGTCGACCCCGGCCTGTACGGCATGTACGCGGGCTACATGGTGAACGTGTTCGAACCCGGCGCGCTCGCGCCGTTCGCCTGGGCGTTCGAGTCGCCGACGGTGACGGCCGTCGGCGGGACCTACGCGGCCGCCGTCGCGATCCACCTCCTGTGGGGCGGCGTGCGTGGCTCGTTCGGGCGGACGTGGCGAGTCGACGCGGCGGAGACGCTGTTGCTGGTGGGGTTCTTCCTCGCCGTGCCGCCGGCGGTCGCGATCGGCGTGTACTTCCCGTGTTGGTACGCCGTCCGCGGGATCGCCAGGCTGTCGACCGGCGATTCGGGAGCCTCGACGGCCCGTGGGGTGTTCACGCGGATCGCACGCGGCGGCGCGCTTCCGTGGGTCGGGGCGCTGGCGCTGTTCGCCCTCGCGGCCGTGACGGTGCCGCGGACTCCCGTGTCGCCCGCGGGGTGGGTCGGCTTCTACAGCGTCGCGGTCTCCGTGATCGCCGTCCCGCACGTCGTCGTCGGGTCGTACCTCGACAGAACCCGGGGTATCTGGTCGACGTAG
- the crtI gene encoding phytoene desaturase family protein, with amino-acid sequence MSRDPEPDAAPLADREVAVIGGGIGGLSAACYLADDGADVTVYERGDRVGGVAGRIERDGFAFDTGPSWYLQPEVFERFFAHFDRDPGDFYDLVELDPKYRVFWTDGDRASVPADRAAVRDLFESYEPGAGESFEAYLERAREAYELGMDRFVYTDRDRLRDMLDLDVLRSGRALPLLRTMDEHVDRYVDHPKLEQLLEYTLVFLGGSPYNTPALYSMLSWADHGLGVHYPDGGMYRVVEALRDLGDSLGVDYRTGTEVTAVAGRRGTFSLSLADAGGDAGDAADTTVASAADAAADTPDAATADLVVCDVPPATADRDLLPPGDRIRGDDAWNDATFAPSAYMLYLGVEGDVEPLAHHSLVLPTDWDDHFDSIFEDPAWPDDPAYYVNVPSRTDDGVAPDGHETVVVLVPVASGLRDDPTARSRFRDRVLADLAETTGVDLRDRIVVEEEACVSEFAARFGEPEGTALGLAHTLDQTGPLRPSHRAGPDGFYLVGSDTTPGIGVPMCLISGEHAAAAVRGDETGSGRLPLPSR; translated from the coding sequence ATGTCACGCGATCCGGAACCGGACGCCGCGCCCCTGGCCGACCGGGAGGTCGCCGTGATCGGGGGCGGCATCGGTGGGCTCTCGGCGGCCTGCTACCTCGCGGACGACGGGGCGGACGTCACGGTCTACGAACGCGGCGACCGCGTCGGCGGCGTCGCCGGTCGCATCGAACGCGACGGGTTCGCGTTCGACACCGGTCCCTCGTGGTACCTCCAGCCGGAGGTATTCGAGCGGTTCTTCGCGCACTTCGACCGCGACCCAGGCGACTTCTACGACCTCGTCGAGTTGGACCCCAAGTACCGCGTGTTCTGGACCGACGGCGACCGCGCGAGCGTGCCCGCCGACCGGGCGGCCGTGCGCGACCTCTTCGAGTCCTACGAACCGGGGGCCGGCGAGTCGTTCGAGGCGTACCTCGAACGCGCCCGCGAGGCGTACGAACTGGGCATGGACCGGTTCGTCTACACCGACCGCGACCGCCTGCGGGACATGCTCGACCTCGACGTGCTCAGGTCGGGTCGGGCGCTCCCGCTGTTACGGACGATGGACGAACACGTCGACCGCTACGTCGACCATCCGAAGCTCGAGCAGCTCCTCGAGTACACGCTGGTGTTTCTCGGCGGGTCGCCGTACAACACCCCCGCGCTGTACAGCATGCTCTCGTGGGCCGACCACGGCCTCGGGGTCCACTACCCCGACGGCGGCATGTACCGCGTCGTCGAGGCGCTTCGCGACCTCGGTGACTCCCTCGGCGTCGACTACCGGACCGGGACCGAGGTGACCGCGGTGGCGGGACGGCGGGGAACGTTCTCCCTCTCGCTGGCGGACGCTGGCGGGGACGCCGGCGACGCCGCCGATACGACAGTCGCGTCCGCCGCCGACGCCGCCGCGGACACACCCGACGCCGCGACGGCCGACCTCGTCGTCTGCGACGTTCCGCCGGCCACGGCCGACCGGGACCTCCTGCCCCCGGGAGACCGGATCCGCGGCGACGACGCCTGGAACGACGCCACGTTCGCCCCCTCGGCGTACATGCTGTACCTGGGCGTCGAGGGCGACGTGGAGCCGTTGGCGCACCACTCGTTGGTGCTCCCGACCGACTGGGACGACCACTTCGATTCGATCTTCGAGGACCCGGCGTGGCCCGACGACCCCGCCTACTACGTCAACGTCCCCTCGCGAACGGACGACGGGGTCGCGCCCGACGGGCACGAGACCGTCGTCGTGCTCGTGCCCGTCGCGTCCGGCCTCCGCGACGACCCGACGGCTCGGTCGCGGTTCCGCGACCGGGTGCTGGCGGACCTCGCGGAGACGACCGGCGTCGACCTCCGCGACCGGATCGTCGTCGAGGAGGAGGCCTGCGTCTCCGAGTTCGCGGCCCGGTTCGGCGAGCCGGAGGGCACGGCGCTGGGACTGGCACACACGCTCGACCAGACCGGGCCGCTCCGGCCGAGTCACCGCGCCGGGCCCGACGGGTTCTACCTGGTCGGCTCGGACACCACGCCGGGGATCGGCGTGCCGATGTGTCTGATCAGCGGCGAGCACGCCGCTGCGGCCGTCCGCGGGGACGAGACGGGCTCCGGTCGACTTCCGCTCCCTAGCCGGTAG